ACGTGATAAAAGATTAATTAAAAATTCAATTTTTTTCAAAAAGATATTAAAACAAAAAAACTATAAAGATCATATTGTGGTTAGAGCTCCTTTGATTGTTCCGTTTAAAAACTTTTCTCAATTCTTTTCGAACTTTCCCTATCTTTAAATTCTGAAATAAATCTTCAGATGAACTATGAATATCGATCAAATTTTCAAGAATAATCAAAATTGGGTAAACGAGAAATTAGGGCTTGACCCAAATTATTTTAAAAATCTTTCCGAAGGGCAAAACCCCGAGGTGCTTTATATAGGCTGCAGCGACAGCCGTGTTACCGCAGAAGAAATAATGGGCGCCAAACCCGGCGAAGCTTTTATATTGCGAAATATCGCCAATATGGTTTCCAATTTGGACCTCAGCGCAATGAGCGTCATCAATTATGCGGTGAGCCATTTAAAGGTAAACCATATAATCGTGTGCGGCCATTATGGTTGTGGCGGTGTAAAAGCGGCAATGCAAAGCCAGGATTTGGGAATTTTAAATCCGTGGTTGCGAAATATTCGAGATGTATATAGATTACATAAGCAGGAATTGAATAATATAAAAGACGAAGAAGAAAAATACCGCAGACTGGTTGAACTAAACGTGCAGGAACAATGTGTAAACGTTATCAAAACCGCTGATGTTCAGATTGCCTACCGAAGTAGAAACCTTACCGTACATGGCTGGGTCATGGATATGGCCACCGGAAAATTGATTGATTTAAAAATTGATTTCGATAAGGTTCTCAAAGACATTATGGAAATTTACCATTTAGACTAAGAATAATACAAAACATAAACTTTAAAAAAACCTATGAAGAAATTTACAATCCTTGCTATTACATTTTGCTGCTTCATAAATACCTTTTCCCAAACCGAAAAGGAGAAAGTTGAAGCTACCGTTTCCAAAAACAAAATTGAGGGCCACATTTATTTTCTAGCAGACGATCTTTTGAAAGGAAGACAAACAGGTACTCCCGAAAATAAAATTGCGGCATCTTACCTTGCTAATACACTTCGAAGTTATGGAGTAGAACCGGTAACCAAAAATGTAATGAAAGGATCAAGCACAGCTAGCTATTTCCAAGAAATAAAACTGAACAAAGTGAGCCCCATAAAACGTTTGGTTTTGGCAATAGACGGAAAGGAACTCAAGAAAAAAGTGGTTTTAAAACCAAATAAAATGGAAATCATCACCCAAGGAATCTATTTGGGCTATGGCCTAGAAGAGGATTATAAAGGAAAAGATGTCTCCGAGAAAATAATTGTAGTACGTTCTGGTGGCCCCAAAAATACCAATGTCCGCGGCGCTTTCGGGCTGGTAGAAAAAAAAGAGGAATTGGCCAAGGACCACGGTGCCATTGCTGTAATAGAGTTAATAGATGCCAGCGAAAATAGCTGGAGTTTCATTGATCACAATTTTAATAACGAGCGCTTAGAAATTGCTGAAAAAGAAAAGTCAAATAGTAATGAAAAAAATATTGGTTATTTATGGGTTCAGGACGAAAATCACATTTTTGCCAAATCGCTTGAAGAAAAAAATAATATAAAAATTAAATTGATGATGGAAGGAGAAGATAAAACCGAAATCATTACCCAAAACGTTATTGGCATGGTGGAAGGTTCTGATCCAAAACTAAAGGAAGAATTCATCATTTATTCGGCACATTACGATCATGTAGGCATCGGTAAACCAGACGAAAATGGAGATGACATATACAATGGTGCAAGGGACAATGCAGTAGGAACCACAACAGTTTTAAGTATGGCCGAAAACATCGCAAAACATCCAACCAAACGTTCGGCTTTATTCATTTTTTTCACAGGGGAAGAAAAAGGTTTGCTCGGAAGTCAATATTACGTTGAAAACCCATTGCTCCCCTTAAATAAAATGGTTTATTGTTTCAATAGTGACAATGGAGGCTATAATGACACTTCTGTAATTTCAATTATAGGCTTACCCAGGACTACTGCTGCTGCAAATATAAAAGAAGCCGCAACTGTTTTTGGATTAAAAGCAATAGATGATGCCGCTCCCGAACAAAATCTTTTTGACCGAAGCGACAACGTGGTTTTTGCTCAAAAAGGTATTCCCGCGCCTACTTTTT
The Aequorivita iocasae genome window above contains:
- a CDS encoding carbonic anhydrase, yielding MNIDQIFKNNQNWVNEKLGLDPNYFKNLSEGQNPEVLYIGCSDSRVTAEEIMGAKPGEAFILRNIANMVSNLDLSAMSVINYAVSHLKVNHIIVCGHYGCGGVKAAMQSQDLGILNPWLRNIRDVYRLHKQELNNIKDEEEKYRRLVELNVQEQCVNVIKTADVQIAYRSRNLTVHGWVMDMATGKLIDLKIDFDKVLKDIMEIYHLD
- a CDS encoding M28 family peptidase; protein product: MKKFTILAITFCCFINTFSQTEKEKVEATVSKNKIEGHIYFLADDLLKGRQTGTPENKIAASYLANTLRSYGVEPVTKNVMKGSSTASYFQEIKLNKVSPIKRLVLAIDGKELKKKVVLKPNKMEIITQGIYLGYGLEEDYKGKDVSEKIIVVRSGGPKNTNVRGAFGLVEKKEELAKDHGAIAVIELIDASENSWSFIDHNFNNERLEIAEKEKSNSNEKNIGYLWVQDENHIFAKSLEEKNNIKIKLMMEGEDKTEIITQNVIGMVEGSDPKLKEEFIIYSAHYDHVGIGKPDENGDDIYNGARDNAVGTTTVLSMAENIAKHPTKRSALFIFFTGEEKGLLGSQYYVENPLLPLNKMVYCFNSDNGGYNDTSVISIIGLPRTTAAANIKEAATVFGLKAIDDAAPEQNLFDRSDNVVFAQKGIPAPTFSLGFQSFDGDVTKYYHQPSDEADTLDYDYLLKFFQSYVMAGRLIANDPTTPKWTSGDQYEEAGKKLYVN